In Mycoplasma feriruminatoris, the sequence TTTATTCCAATTAAATTTGGTGGAATTGGGTTTTATACTAATAAAAACAGAGTTGATGATTTAAAACAAATTGATCTACATAACATTATCGAACAACCAAACATTACTGAATTAGGATTAATTGAAGTTAATTATGATGATAAAAAAGTTTATGCAATTAATGAGATTAAAATCACTAATCAAGTAAGACCTTTAAGTTTAGATATTTTTATTAATAATGAATTTTTAGAACAATTTAAAGGAACAGGGTTAGTATTTTCAACTCCAAGTGGTTCTACTGGATTTATGAAATCAGCAAATGGAGCTATTATTTATCCTGTTGTTTCATTATTTGAAATGCAAGAGTTAATGCCGATTTCAACTAACAAATTTAGAACTTTAAACGCTCCAATCATTTTTTCAGACAATGAGCATATTACTTTAAAATTAAAAGATCTAACTAATGTTACATTAAGTGCTGATACTTATGAATATGAATTTAAACAAACTGAACTTTTAATTAAACTAAGTAGGAAAAAAATTAAATTATTAAATTTAAATAAGGACAAATTTAACAAAATCAAAATTTTAAGAGATATTTTTGTTTTAAATGATAAGACAAAAGACTAAATAGGAGAGATATGAAACCATTAGTTGTAATTACTGGAGCAAGTTCTGGAATTGGACTAGCTTGTGCTAAATATTTTGCTGATAAAAATTATCCCTTATTAATACTTGCAAGAAGAAAAGAAATATTAGATAATTTAAATTTACCAAACACAATAACAGCTAGAGTTGATGTTAGAGATTTTAATCAATTAAATGAAGCTGTTAAACATGCTGAAAGTGTTTATGGACCTGTTGATTTATTAATTAATAATGCTGGAATTATGCCAATGGATCAATATGTTGATCAAAGTTTAGAAGATAAATATAATACATTAGATGTCAATATTAAAGGTGTAATTAATGGAATGGATGCTGTTTTACCAAGTATGTTAAAACAAAATCATGGAACAATAGTAAATATTTCTAGTGCTGCTGGAAGATATACTTATTCAGATCATTCTGTTTATAATGGTTCAAAATTTGCAGTTAATGCTATTACCGAACAAGTTAGAAGAGAATTAAGTGATACAAATATTAGATTTAGTTTAATTGAACCAGCAATTGTTGATACTAATTTATTATCAACAACTAAAAATCAAAGTATTTTAGATAGTTATTTAGCAAGAAAAAATAGTTTAAATGGTGGATTAAAACCAGAACAATTAGCAGAAGTTATTTATTATATTTATTCATTACCTCAAGATGTAGTGATTCCTGAACTAATGATTTCTCATACTAATCAAAAAGTTTAATCTAGTTTAACCTAGAAAAATATTCTAAATCAATTCAAATATATATTATTAGTTTTATAATATATATTAGTTTTTTAATGGCTTGTTTTATTTAGAATAATATAAATTGAAAGGATAATAGAATGCCAGATATTAAATTTACTGCTCTTGGTGGTCAGGATGAAAGAGGAAAAAATCTATACGTTTTAGAAATAGATAATGACTTTTTCATTCTAGATGCTGGAGTTAAGTACCCTGAAAAAGACATTTTAGGAATTGATACAGTGATTCCTAAATTTGACTATATTAAACAAAATAAAAAGAAAATAAAAGGGATTTTTTTAACAAATCCTAGTGCTTATAATATGGGAGCTATACCATATTTATTAAAAGAAATTGAAGCTCCAATTTATTGTAATGAAATCACAGAATTAATTGCAAAAATTAAGTTTCAAAAATTAAGAGTAAAAAATAAAGATCACATTTTAAAAGTTGTTCACGATAAAGATATTTTAAAAATAGGAAATACAAAAGTTGAAATTTTTAGAACAACTTCATCTTCACCACAATCATTTGGATATGTGTTTCACACTGATTTAGGTTCAATTGTTTATGCTGGTGATTATATTATTGATGGAAAAGAACAATCTTATTTTTCAACTGATTATACTCATTTATCTCAAATTGCAAAAAATGGGGTTTTAGCTTTAATTAGTGATGCTGAATTTGCTTCAAGAAGAG encodes:
- a CDS encoding diacylglycerol kinase catalytic domain-containing protein, producing MKYSFITNKYEESSDILDELLTILKDTKFKRDDKQPDICFVVGGDGTFLYAVHKYQSILDKLIFIPIKFGGIGFYTNKNRVDDLKQIDLHNIIEQPNITELGLIEVNYDDKKVYAINEIKITNQVRPLSLDIFINNEFLEQFKGTGLVFSTPSGSTGFMKSANGAIIYPVVSLFEMQELMPISTNKFRTLNAPIIFSDNEHITLKLKDLTNVTLSADTYEYEFKQTELLIKLSRKKIKLLNLNKDKFNKIKILRDIFVLNDKTKD
- a CDS encoding SDR family oxidoreductase translates to MKPLVVITGASSGIGLACAKYFADKNYPLLILARRKEILDNLNLPNTITARVDVRDFNQLNEAVKHAESVYGPVDLLINNAGIMPMDQYVDQSLEDKYNTLDVNIKGVINGMDAVLPSMLKQNHGTIVNISSAAGRYTYSDHSVYNGSKFAVNAITEQVRRELSDTNIRFSLIEPAIVDTNLLSTTKNQSILDSYLARKNSLNGGLKPEQLAEVIYYIYSLPQDVVIPELMISHTNQKV